From the Thermococcus sp. 18S1 genome, one window contains:
- the psmB gene encoding archaeal proteasome endopeptidase complex subunit beta, which translates to MTEKLKGTTTVGIVCKDGVVLAADRRASLGNMVLSENVTKVFWIDDHLALAGAGSVGDILSLVRLLRAEAKLYRAKVGKEMSVKALATLTSNVLHGSRFMPYFGWFLIAGHTGEPGLYSVDMAGGVTEDRFTAAGSGMEFAFSILEAEFKEEMTLEEGVKLALKAIKAATRRDVFTGGGVTLVTVTDEGYKEWSEEEIKGLLE; encoded by the coding sequence TTGACTGAAAAGCTAAAGGGAACGACTACGGTCGGCATTGTATGTAAGGACGGCGTAGTCCTGGCAGCGGACAGAAGGGCATCTCTGGGCAACATGGTGCTCTCAGAGAACGTTACCAAGGTCTTCTGGATAGACGACCACCTTGCCCTGGCCGGTGCCGGCAGCGTCGGCGACATTCTCAGCCTCGTCAGGCTTCTGAGGGCCGAGGCCAAACTCTACCGGGCCAAGGTGGGTAAGGAGATGAGCGTTAAGGCCCTCGCGACCCTGACTTCTAACGTACTTCACGGGAGCAGGTTCATGCCGTACTTTGGGTGGTTTCTCATAGCGGGCCACACTGGAGAGCCCGGACTTTATTCGGTGGACATGGCCGGCGGTGTTACCGAGGACAGGTTCACGGCCGCCGGTTCGGGTATGGAGTTCGCCTTCTCGATACTTGAGGCGGAGTTTAAGGAGGAGATGACGCTGGAGGAGGGCGTTAAGCTCGCGCTCAAGGCAATAAAAGCCGCCACCAGAAGGGACGTTTTTACGGGCGGCGGCGTTACCCTCGTTACCGTCACGGATGAAGGGTACAAGGAATGGAGCGAGGAGGAAATAAAGGGTCTTCTGGAATGA
- a CDS encoding beta-CASP ribonuclease aCPSF1, with protein sequence MIRRETFVEDILRDIKAVISQMVPPEARITDVEFEGPELVIYVKNPEAIMRDGELIKNLAKVLKKRISVRPDPDVLLPPEKAEDMIKALVPPEAEITNISFDPSVGEVIIEAKKPGLVIGKNGETLRLITQKVHWAPRVVRTPPLQSQTIYSIRQILQAEAKDRRKFLRQAGRNIYRKPEVKSDWIRITGLGGFREVGRSALLVQTNESYVLVDFGVNIAALRDPKKAFPHFEAPEFRYVLDAGLLDAIIITHAHLDHSGMLPYLFRYKLFDGPIYTTPPTRDLMVLLQQDFIEIQKMNGVEPLYRPRDIKEVIKHTITLDYGEVRDIAPDMRLTLHNAGHILGSSIVHLHIGNGLHNIAITGDFKFIPTRLFEPAVSRFPRLETLVMESTYGGSNDYQMPREEAEKRLIEVIHQTIRRGGKVLIPAMAVGRAQEIMMVLEEYARIGGLEVPIYLDGMIWEATAIHTAYPEYLSRHLREQIFHEGYNPFLNPIFKSVANSRERQEIIDSGEPAIIIATSGMLVGGPSVEYFKQLASDPKNSMVFVSYQAEGTLGRQVQRGLREIPLVGEGGKTEVVNVNMEVHTIDGFSGHADRRELISYIARLRPRPERVITVHGEAHKCLDLSTSIHKKFGLSTRAPNNLDAIRLK encoded by the coding sequence GTGATAAGAAGAGAGACCTTCGTCGAGGATATACTACGCGATATAAAAGCTGTAATAAGCCAGATGGTTCCGCCCGAGGCGAGGATAACCGACGTTGAGTTCGAGGGTCCCGAGCTGGTCATATACGTCAAGAACCCGGAGGCCATAATGCGGGATGGGGAGCTAATAAAGAACCTCGCCAAGGTTCTTAAAAAGCGCATAAGCGTCCGCCCCGACCCGGATGTCCTCCTCCCGCCAGAAAAGGCGGAGGACATGATAAAGGCCCTGGTTCCGCCCGAGGCGGAGATAACCAACATAAGCTTCGACCCGTCCGTTGGTGAGGTCATCATAGAGGCCAAGAAGCCGGGCCTCGTCATCGGCAAGAACGGCGAGACGCTCCGTCTCATCACTCAGAAGGTCCACTGGGCGCCGAGGGTCGTCAGGACTCCACCGCTCCAGAGCCAGACCATCTACTCGATAAGGCAGATACTCCAGGCCGAGGCCAAGGACAGGAGGAAGTTCCTCCGCCAGGCGGGCAGGAACATATACCGCAAGCCGGAGGTCAAGAGCGATTGGATACGCATAACCGGCCTGGGAGGCTTCCGTGAGGTCGGAAGAAGCGCCCTTCTTGTCCAGACCAACGAGAGCTACGTTCTGGTCGACTTCGGTGTCAACATAGCTGCCCTCCGCGATCCCAAGAAGGCCTTCCCGCACTTCGAGGCTCCGGAGTTCCGCTACGTCCTCGACGCGGGTCTCCTGGATGCCATCATCATAACCCACGCCCACCTTGACCACAGCGGAATGCTGCCCTACCTCTTCCGCTACAAGCTCTTCGACGGGCCGATATATACGACTCCCCCGACCAGGGATCTGATGGTTCTTCTCCAGCAGGACTTCATCGAGATCCAGAAGATGAACGGTGTCGAGCCGTTGTACAGACCGAGGGACATTAAGGAGGTCATAAAGCACACGATAACCCTCGACTACGGCGAGGTCCGCGACATAGCCCCGGACATGAGGCTCACCCTTCACAACGCCGGCCATATCCTCGGATCGTCCATAGTGCACCTTCACATAGGCAACGGACTCCACAACATAGCCATAACCGGCGACTTCAAGTTCATCCCGACCAGGCTCTTTGAGCCGGCCGTCAGCAGGTTCCCGCGCCTCGAGACCCTCGTCATGGAGTCCACCTACGGTGGAAGCAACGACTACCAGATGCCCAGGGAGGAGGCCGAGAAGAGGCTCATAGAGGTCATCCACCAGACCATCAGGCGCGGCGGAAAGGTGCTCATCCCCGCCATGGCCGTCGGTAGGGCGCAGGAGATAATGATGGTACTCGAGGAGTACGCAAGGATAGGCGGCCTCGAGGTTCCGATTTACCTGGACGGCATGATATGGGAGGCGACTGCCATACACACTGCCTATCCGGAGTACCTCAGCAGGCACCTGCGCGAGCAGATATTCCACGAGGGCTACAACCCGTTCCTCAACCCGATATTCAAGAGCGTCGCCAACTCACGCGAGAGGCAGGAGATCATAGACTCCGGCGAGCCGGCCATAATCATAGCCACCTCGGGCATGCTCGTCGGCGGGCCGAGCGTTGAGTACTTCAAGCAGCTCGCCTCAGACCCGAAGAACAGCATGGTCTTCGTGAGCTACCAGGCGGAGGGAACCCTCGGAAGGCAGGTGCAGAGAGGTTTACGCGAGATACCTCTCGTCGGAGAGGGCGGAAAGACGGAGGTAGTCAACGTCAACATGGAGGTTCACACCATAGACGGCTTCTCCGGTCACGCCGACAGGAGGGAGCTCATAAGCTACATAGCCCGCCTGAGGCCCAGGCCGGAGCGCGTCATAACCGTCCACGGCGAGGCCCACAAGTGCCTCGACCTCAGCACGAGCATACACAAGAAGTTCGGCCTCTCAACGCGCGCTCCGAACAACCTCGACGCCATAAGGCTCAAGTGA
- a CDS encoding pyridoxal-phosphate dependent enzyme, translating to MKVRCPSCGRLYSSLIPPGCSCGERLEVSYDYEKVDPSRWRNREPGVWRYRELLPDVHEVVSLREGGTPLIRAKLGRELGLNVFIKDETRNPTGSFRDRLATVAVSYGLPHAENGFVVASNGNAAASLAAYAARAGRPAYTVVPKLVEQGKLNQIVALGAKLIRYGESVDEGISYAEGLAEGRGLYNITPESNLIGLEGQKTLAFELWEDLNPTHVIVPTGSGSNLYSIYKGFKELIEVGAVDEMPKLIAVQAEKCSPIASEVLGVEPRAEPTKALALYVKSPVMKELALEAIHASRGTAVLVGEDELDLGQRLLAGEGIFAEYASSVIVPALLKLAEENYFERDDRIALIVTSSGLKGHYSESREKFTVGGTKLEILKLLSGRSMYGYEVWEALEKPLKYQAVYQHLRELESMGLIEETHRKGRRVYYGLTERGRRFLETLG from the coding sequence ATGAAGGTCCGCTGTCCCAGCTGCGGGCGCCTCTATTCTTCCCTTATTCCCCCAGGGTGCTCCTGCGGGGAGCGTCTGGAGGTATCCTATGATTACGAGAAAGTCGACCCGTCCAGATGGCGGAACCGTGAACCCGGCGTCTGGAGATACCGGGAGCTTCTGCCGGACGTCCATGAGGTCGTGAGCCTTCGAGAGGGGGGCACGCCCCTCATAAGGGCCAAACTCGGCCGCGAGCTTGGGCTCAACGTCTTCATCAAGGACGAGACCAGGAACCCCACCGGCTCCTTCAGGGACCGTCTCGCGACTGTCGCAGTCTCTTATGGCCTTCCCCACGCAGAAAACGGCTTTGTGGTGGCGAGCAATGGAAACGCGGCAGCTTCCCTTGCCGCTTACGCCGCCAGAGCCGGCAGACCCGCCTACACCGTCGTGCCGAAGCTCGTGGAGCAGGGCAAGCTCAATCAGATAGTGGCCCTCGGGGCGAAGCTCATACGGTACGGGGAGAGCGTGGACGAGGGCATAAGCTACGCGGAGGGTCTCGCTGAGGGCAGGGGGCTCTACAACATCACCCCCGAGAGCAATCTCATCGGCCTGGAGGGACAGAAAACGCTGGCCTTCGAGCTCTGGGAGGATTTGAACCCGACGCACGTGATAGTCCCGACTGGAAGCGGCAGCAACCTCTACAGCATCTACAAGGGTTTCAAGGAGCTCATTGAGGTGGGCGCGGTTGACGAGATGCCCAAACTGATCGCCGTTCAGGCCGAGAAGTGCTCCCCCATAGCGAGCGAGGTGCTGGGCGTTGAGCCGCGGGCCGAGCCGACCAAGGCGCTGGCCCTGTACGTGAAGAGCCCCGTTATGAAAGAGCTCGCCCTGGAGGCTATACACGCCAGCAGGGGGACCGCTGTTCTCGTCGGAGAGGACGAACTCGACCTGGGGCAGCGGCTCCTTGCCGGGGAGGGAATATTCGCGGAGTACGCCTCTTCGGTTATCGTCCCTGCACTCCTCAAACTGGCGGAGGAGAATTATTTCGAACGTGACGACAGGATAGCCCTTATAGTGACAAGTTCGGGCCTCAAGGGACACTACTCTGAGAGCAGGGAGAAATTCACCGTCGGCGGAACCAAGCTCGAGATACTGAAGCTGCTGAGCGGGAGGAGCATGTACGGCTATGAGGTATGGGAGGCACTGGAGAAGCCGCTCAAGTACCAGGCCGTTTACCAGCACCTGCGCGAGCTCGAGAGCATGGGGCTTATCGAGGAGACCCACAGAAAGGGGAGACGGGTCTATTACGGGCTGACGGAGAGGGGCAGGAGGTTCCTTGAGACCCTGGGGTAG
- the rpiA gene encoding ribose-5-phosphate isomerase RpiA: protein MEELKRSVAKEALKFIEDDMIVGLGTGSTTAYFIEYLGKLIMEEELEDVYGVPTSYQSRLLALEYGVPVVGLDEIDAIDIAVDGADEVDPNLNLIKGRGAALTMEKIIEYRAGTFLVLVDESKLVERLGQKMPVPIEVIPAAWRAIAEEIEVFNATAELRMASKKDGPVVTDNGNFILDARFHRIDDPLDLEIELNNIPGVVENGIFADIADIVLVGTREGVKRLER, encoded by the coding sequence ATGGAGGAACTCAAAAGGTCCGTCGCCAAAGAGGCCTTGAAATTCATTGAAGACGACATGATAGTCGGCCTCGGCACCGGCTCGACCACGGCCTACTTCATCGAGTACCTCGGCAAGCTCATAATGGAGGAGGAACTTGAGGACGTCTATGGCGTCCCAACTTCCTACCAGTCCAGGCTCCTCGCCCTCGAGTACGGCGTCCCTGTGGTGGGCCTCGATGAGATAGATGCCATAGACATAGCCGTTGACGGCGCCGACGAGGTTGACCCCAACCTCAACCTCATCAAGGGCCGCGGTGCGGCGCTAACCATGGAGAAGATAATCGAGTACCGGGCAGGAACTTTCCTAGTCCTCGTTGATGAGAGCAAGCTGGTAGAGAGGCTCGGTCAGAAGATGCCCGTCCCAATCGAGGTTATTCCGGCAGCCTGGCGTGCTATAGCTGAGGAGATAGAGGTCTTCAACGCCACCGCCGAGCTGAGGATGGCGAGCAAGAAGGACGGGCCGGTCGTTACGGACAACGGCAACTTCATCCTCGACGCCAGGTTCCACCGCATAGACGACCCGCTCGACCTTGAGATAGAGCTCAACAACATCCCGGGTGTCGTTGAGAACGGCATCTTCGCGGACATAGCTGACATAGTCCTCGTCGGCACGAGGGAGGGCGTCAAGAGGCTCGAGCGCTGA
- the upp gene encoding uracil phosphoribosyltransferase: MKRDERWEGVYSFEDSPFIMEILTELRDERTGPIAFRKGLVKLGRYMAYELTKTMEVEKVPIKTPLEETDGTLIKDRRNVIIITVLRAAIPLMEGLIKVLDHSRVGIVSASRGKAPKFEIEMKYVKVPQVKPDDTVIIADPMIATGSTLIKVLDEVKKYGDAKRYVIVGVLAAPEGISRIKETHPDVEIFVAAIDRELNEKGYILPGLGDAGDRAFGAPIKL; encoded by the coding sequence ATGAAGAGGGACGAACGCTGGGAAGGTGTTTACTCCTTTGAGGACAGCCCCTTCATCATGGAAATACTGACGGAGCTGAGGGACGAGAGAACCGGGCCGATAGCCTTCAGAAAGGGCCTCGTTAAGCTCGGCCGCTACATGGCCTACGAGCTGACGAAGACCATGGAAGTCGAGAAGGTCCCCATAAAGACCCCCCTCGAAGAAACCGATGGGACGCTGATAAAGGACAGGCGCAACGTCATCATAATCACGGTTCTCCGTGCAGCAATCCCTCTCATGGAAGGCCTCATCAAGGTTCTCGACCACTCCAGGGTTGGCATCGTATCCGCCTCCCGCGGCAAGGCCCCCAAGTTCGAGATAGAGATGAAGTACGTTAAGGTGCCCCAGGTAAAGCCGGACGACACGGTTATCATAGCCGACCCCATGATAGCGACTGGCTCAACCCTCATTAAGGTTCTCGACGAGGTCAAGAAGTACGGAGATGCCAAGCGCTACGTCATAGTTGGCGTCCTGGCAGCGCCAGAGGGAATAAGCAGAATAAAGGAGACGCACCCGGACGTTGAGATATTCGTGGCCGCGATAGACAGGGAGCTGAACGAGAAGGGCTACATCCTCCCAGGACTCGGCGATGCCGGCGACAGGGCCTTTGGTGCGCCGATAAAACTCTAA
- a CDS encoding MATE family efflux transporter — MKGEKIQRMRDQILNGPIERTLLILAGPLIVNNLVQVVYNITDTFWLGKLGREALSAPGTVWPIIGTLMALGMGFTTAGFAFVGQYIGAEEYEKANRSAGALYSLMTFFSVATAVTALLILPYALHFMRVSENVYPYSLTYATIVFLGLPFSFAFMAFGALMRAAGDTKTPVKITLLTVMINIILDPLFIFGWLGFPELGVAGAALATVIANVVGAAIGLYLLFTDRVGISLSLESLKPDFEFYGKLFRVGLPSSIGQSANSFGFVILTRIIFGFGDVTYAAYTITTRLVNFLTGISRGISMAMGTMIAQNVGAENYERAKKIAERTMVINFAIASLAIVIIGLFRVEIFRFFLNDPAVIKESEVVLKYFLISVPFFNGIFIVVNRTFSSAGHTKKSMALGIFRLWGLRIPLSYAFGYIGAITVLGITIPLAELFDFTSKGVFFGMGMSNFIAAIVALAWFLRGTWMMRIIEDQSKN, encoded by the coding sequence ATGAAGGGCGAGAAAATCCAGAGAATGAGAGACCAGATACTGAACGGCCCGATAGAGAGAACCCTCCTCATCCTCGCAGGCCCGCTCATAGTAAACAACCTGGTTCAGGTGGTGTACAACATAACGGACACCTTCTGGCTGGGTAAGCTCGGGAGGGAGGCGCTCTCAGCCCCGGGAACGGTCTGGCCGATAATAGGAACGCTGATGGCCCTCGGGATGGGTTTCACTACAGCGGGTTTCGCCTTCGTGGGGCAGTACATAGGCGCCGAGGAGTACGAAAAAGCAAACCGCTCCGCGGGGGCGCTCTATTCACTCATGACGTTCTTCTCGGTCGCGACGGCCGTGACGGCCCTTCTGATTCTCCCTTACGCCCTCCACTTTATGCGCGTGAGCGAGAACGTGTACCCCTACTCCCTGACCTACGCCACCATAGTTTTCCTTGGACTGCCGTTCTCCTTTGCGTTCATGGCCTTTGGTGCCCTCATGAGGGCCGCGGGTGACACAAAGACGCCCGTCAAGATAACGCTCCTCACAGTGATGATAAACATAATCCTGGACCCCCTCTTTATCTTCGGCTGGCTGGGCTTTCCTGAGCTCGGCGTGGCCGGGGCGGCGCTGGCGACGGTTATAGCCAACGTCGTCGGAGCGGCCATTGGACTCTACCTCCTCTTCACGGATCGCGTCGGGATAAGCCTGAGCCTTGAGAGCCTCAAGCCAGACTTCGAATTTTACGGAAAGCTCTTCCGGGTCGGCCTCCCATCAAGTATAGGCCAGTCCGCAAACAGCTTTGGATTCGTGATACTCACGAGGATCATCTTTGGCTTCGGCGACGTTACCTACGCGGCCTACACCATAACCACCCGCCTCGTGAACTTCCTGACGGGCATATCGAGGGGCATAAGTATGGCAATGGGAACCATGATAGCCCAGAACGTCGGGGCGGAGAACTACGAGAGGGCAAAGAAGATAGCGGAGAGGACGATGGTCATAAACTTCGCGATAGCCAGCCTCGCCATAGTCATCATCGGGCTCTTCCGCGTCGAGATATTCCGCTTCTTCCTGAACGACCCTGCCGTGATTAAGGAGAGCGAGGTTGTTCTCAAGTACTTCCTGATCTCCGTGCCGTTCTTCAACGGCATCTTCATAGTCGTGAACAGAACCTTCAGTTCCGCGGGCCATACTAAGAAGAGCATGGCCCTTGGAATATTCCGCCTCTGGGGGCTGAGGATTCCTCTCAGCTACGCCTTCGGCTACATAGGGGCCATCACAGTCCTGGGAATCACGATACCTCTCGCGGAGCTCTTCGACTTCACGAGCAAGGGTGTGTTCTTCGGCATGGGGATGAGCAACTTCATAGCCGCGATAGTGGCCCTCGCCTGGTTCCTGCGCGGCACCTGGATGATGCGCATCATCGAGGATCAGTCAAAAAACTGA
- a CDS encoding DUF2334 domain-containing protein: protein MGTKHLALMLIILAVLTIVVGSVTHDAPYTPPQDQGSFHRTDQGEGVPEITIGKEGQKTHNEPPLILVHDVTPYYFDDIRQIIAVLDEYNCSNRTVLFVIPVFDTTHYGDEWNLRNHPDFVNYLHELQRRGYRVELHGYGHTYHEFNCSYEMANEKLDNATALMNSLGFGNLTLFLPPAWALNNESLRAVLEHNLTVVMPNWLILPNGTRQRIWNREYTWYIGENQVDDRLSVALHDYRKASEEGIPFYLSVHPGVVNHGGGLDFLRAFLRTICGQKS, encoded by the coding sequence TTGGGAACTAAGCATCTCGCCCTCATGCTCATCATCCTTGCCGTTCTGACGATCGTAGTCGGGAGCGTCACCCATGATGCCCCGTACACCCCACCTCAAGACCAGGGATCTTTCCACCGCACAGACCAAGGTGAGGGCGTCCCAGAAATCACGATCGGAAAAGAGGGACAGAAAACACACAATGAGCCTCCATTAATCCTCGTCCACGACGTCACCCCCTACTACTTCGATGACATCAGGCAGATTATAGCGGTTCTCGATGAGTACAACTGCTCCAACAGGACCGTTCTTTTCGTGATTCCGGTCTTTGACACCACCCACTATGGGGACGAGTGGAACCTCCGGAACCACCCCGATTTTGTGAACTATCTCCATGAACTTCAGCGGAGGGGCTACAGGGTGGAGCTCCACGGCTACGGGCACACCTACCACGAGTTCAACTGCTCCTACGAGATGGCGAACGAGAAGCTCGACAACGCCACCGCCCTGATGAACTCCCTCGGGTTCGGCAACCTCACCCTTTTCCTCCCGCCCGCGTGGGCACTCAACAACGAGTCCCTCCGGGCCGTTCTGGAGCACAACCTCACCGTTGTAATGCCCAACTGGCTCATACTCCCCAACGGAACCCGGCAGAGGATATGGAACCGTGAGTACACGTGGTACATAGGCGAGAACCAGGTGGACGACAGACTGTCCGTCGCCCTCCATGACTACAGGAAAGCCTCCGAGGAGGGGATTCCCTTCTACCTCTCGGTTCATCCCGGAGTGGTCAACCATGGGGGCGGACTTGACTTCCTGAGGGCGTTTTTGAGGACGATCTGCGGCCAAAAATCATAA
- a CDS encoding MATE family efflux transporter, producing the protein MRNDRVEAMRDQIVSGPIVKTLIVLAYPLIINQLVQVLYNLTDTYWLGKLGREELAAPGTAWPLVWFFMAIGMGFATAGFAFVSQYVGAKEYEKANRAAGALYSLMMLFAIGVGVFGVISAPYLLEFMNVSDTVYPYALNYTRVIFAGIPFAFTLFAFNFLLRAIGDTKTPVKINIATVLLNLVLDPFLIFGWGPFPELGVVGAAVATMFSNSLGSLVGGYLLFKGKVGIHLTVDALKPDWEFYKRIFRVGIPSSVGSSTTALGFVILTRIIFTLGGQFGEADVAFATYSITNRLTNFMFAFSDGISMAMGTMVGQTVGAKLYERAKTIAEKTMAINFAILSVGTLLFAFFRVEIFSFFINDPAIIAESAKVVKYFSASLPFFGIFSAVNNVFQSSGHTKKSMVLSMLRLWGLRLPLSYGLGILVKDTAGMWLGMGLSNVLGAVVALAWFLTGSWMSRIIEEDHSPTQ; encoded by the coding sequence ATGAGGAACGATAGAGTAGAGGCAATGCGCGACCAGATCGTCAGCGGACCGATAGTTAAAACACTCATCGTGCTAGCCTATCCGTTAATCATAAACCAGCTCGTACAGGTTCTCTACAACCTCACCGACACGTACTGGCTCGGGAAGCTCGGAAGGGAGGAGCTGGCGGCACCGGGGACGGCGTGGCCGCTGGTGTGGTTCTTCATGGCAATAGGAATGGGGTTTGCAACGGCCGGCTTTGCCTTCGTCAGCCAGTACGTCGGGGCGAAGGAGTACGAAAAGGCCAACCGTGCCGCTGGAGCACTGTACTCCCTCATGATGCTCTTCGCGATTGGAGTTGGCGTATTCGGCGTCATCTCTGCCCCTTATCTCCTCGAGTTCATGAACGTTAGCGATACGGTCTATCCCTACGCACTCAACTACACCCGCGTCATCTTCGCCGGGATACCCTTCGCCTTCACGCTCTTCGCATTCAACTTCCTCCTGAGGGCCATAGGCGACACCAAAACACCGGTTAAGATAAACATAGCCACCGTGCTTCTCAATCTGGTTCTGGACCCCTTCCTGATATTCGGCTGGGGGCCGTTTCCGGAGCTCGGAGTCGTCGGTGCCGCGGTAGCCACGATGTTCTCCAACAGCCTCGGCTCGCTCGTCGGTGGATACCTCCTCTTCAAGGGGAAGGTCGGGATACACCTCACGGTTGATGCTTTGAAGCCGGACTGGGAGTTCTACAAGCGCATCTTCCGCGTCGGCATACCCTCAAGTGTTGGTTCGTCAACCACAGCCCTTGGCTTCGTCATACTCACAAGGATAATCTTCACCCTCGGCGGTCAGTTCGGTGAGGCCGATGTGGCCTTCGCGACCTATTCGATAACCAACAGACTGACCAACTTCATGTTCGCTTTCTCAGACGGCATAAGCATGGCGATGGGAACGATGGTCGGTCAGACGGTCGGTGCGAAGCTCTACGAGAGGGCCAAGACCATAGCCGAGAAGACGATGGCGATAAACTTTGCCATCCTGAGCGTCGGGACGCTGCTCTTCGCCTTCTTCCGTGTAGAGATATTCAGCTTTTTCATCAACGACCCGGCGATAATAGCCGAGAGCGCTAAGGTAGTTAAGTACTTCTCCGCATCGCTGCCCTTCTTCGGAATATTTTCCGCGGTAAACAACGTCTTCCAGAGCTCCGGCCACACCAAGAAGAGCATGGTGCTGAGCATGCTCCGCCTCTGGGGACTGAGGCTTCCCCTCAGCTACGGCCTTGGAATCCTCGTGAAGGACACCGCCGGAATGTGGCTCGGGATGGGTCTGAGCAACGTTCTCGGCGCGGTTGTTGCTCTCGCCTGGTTCCTGACCGGGAGCTGGATGAGCCGCATCATAGAGGAAGACCACTCCCCAACACAGTAA